In one Lolium rigidum isolate FL_2022 chromosome 3, APGP_CSIRO_Lrig_0.1, whole genome shotgun sequence genomic region, the following are encoded:
- the LOC124702880 gene encoding ELMO domain-containing protein A — translation MNLTPVQEQRLQRLRHRMKVYFDPSRQDHQEALKALWYATYPDQQLQGLISEQWKDMGWQGRDPSTDFRGAGFISLENLLFFAKTFSASFQRLLTKQCGNRAAWEYPFAVAGVNITFMIMQMLDLQSTKPRTFVRAVFVQMLSEDEWAFDLLYCVAFLVMDKQWLEKNATYMDFNEILKSTRAQLERELLLDDVMRIEDMPSYGLLC, via the exons ATGAACCTTACTCCGGTGCAG GAACAGCGGCTTCAGAGGTTGAGGCACCGTATGAAGGTTTATTTTGATCCGTCAAGGCAAGATCATCAG GAAGCCTTGAAAGCTCTTTGGTATGCTACATATCCTGATCAACAACTACAAGGTTTGATTTCTGAACAGTGGAAGGACATGGGCTGGCAAGGAAGGGACCCATCGACTGACTTCAG AGGCGCGGGATTCATATCTCTTGAGAATCTTCTATTCTTTGCAAAGACCTTCTCT GCATCATTTCAGAGGCTACTAACAAAACAATGCGGCAATCGAGCCGCTTGGGAGTACCCGTTTGCAGTTGCTGGTGTGAATATAACATTCATGATCATGCAGATGCTGGATCTCCAGTCTA CTAAACCGAGAACGTTTGTCCGAGCTGTTTTTGTCCAAATGCTCTCAG AGGATGAATGGGCATTTGATCTGCTCTACTGTGTTGCATTCCTTGTGATGGACAAGCAGTGGCTAGAGAAGAACGCTACTTACATGGACTTCAAT GAGATACTGAAGTCGACACGAGCGCAGCTGGAGAGAGAGCTTCTCCTGGACGATGTGATGCGGATTGAAGATATGCCATCATATGGATTGCTTTGCTAG